Below is a genomic region from Eupeodes corollae chromosome 1, idEupCoro1.1, whole genome shotgun sequence.
AAATTATTGTGAACTTACGTTGGGAATTCATGGCTGGGATCCTCGCCGCTCACATTGTGATGCAATGACACAAACGGACTCGCAAATTTAGCCGTGGTCTTTATggaggaagaagaaaaaaaaccaagacaagaaacatcaattaaaatgaagaagaagaaaatccaACTAAAGCCTGCCACATTTCAACTCATTACAACTTTCACCAAATCCATCATCAACTATGCATTAACATCGTCCAACTACCACGAGAGAAGGTACCTACATACCTTCCTCCACTGAATACTGAAGGTATTCGGCCTTTCTTTCGTTGTAGTCCATTATTGTGATTGAGGTTAAGGCTAGTTTGGGATGGTATAGTAGCAGAATGTAGAGAGGATACGTGGCACAATAGTAGGCACTTGAAATTGCATCCGGATGCTGAAACACTTACCTCGTCCATTAAACCCACAACGAATACCATTGCCACACAGGAAATTATATCTGCATGATTTTGGATAACAAATTCGTGGCTAAGAATTGGTGGATTCTTGTTGGAAGACTTTCGTCCCATTCCTGGTTTAATTGCCATCTTGCCGTCGTCGCCGTCACGTTTCGCTCGTTCACTACTACGAAATCAATCCAAGACTGAAACTATCAAATCACCACAAATCAAATCGTTCGCTCGTCGTTCGTCGTTGGTTGGATTAAAGTAGAAGTGGAAGAAGAAATCTAGTGACGTGTACAACAACTAAACTCTCCCAGTTATCAATGGTGAAGAAGACAACAATGAGAATCgctacgactacgactacgacaacAGCTACGAGCTACGACTATGGGCTACGACGTACGAGTACGAGATTATGGAGTGgatttatgttttctttatttttgaggCGTCTGTCTTAAGATATCTCTTGGATATTAGAGATTCCAATGAGTTAAGTCAAAAACACGGAATCACTCACTTGGAAGACAGAGGATTCAGGAACCGACAATGCAATTGGCGTGTgtaaaattgaatgaatttgCGATTATATTTCAAGATTTCAACAGAGAATTGCATGGAATGCAGAGCAAGTAGCAAGAGaacaaagttaatttatttcttttcaaagaggatttcttcttttttgtgattttctctctctttgtgttctttttgtttcttttttttgtttgacagatgaatttttgttgacgtttccagatttttggttttgttgttgcttttcgGCAAAAAAAGGAAGAGGGTGGGTGACAAAATGTCAACGTCACCCACTGAAGATGGTGATGTGGTAGAAATTAAGGACTAGTGGGCAGATAACAAACAAAAGGTGAATATAACTAATATTACAGCTCACACCTAGATGGAGCAGTGGTTGAATCGGCTAAGCTGATTGTTGATAATTGACAATCAAAATAAGCGAATTTAATCTTTgcaaggtgatagtcaaattgatacctaaaaagctgtcacaacaaaaatgtgatagtcttTTTCAAACTaatatgtttattccgaatagagctaccagacgcttacacaaacgactggaacaTTTTCTTAGTTACGTATGTATGTttcgttcaaaaaacaaatttctgtgAACGACAAAGCTTACGAGATTCAAACCAAAATCAAGAAAAGTAACAATATTATTCAAACACATTCAATTTGATAGTTTTATTGAGATGTTTTAtaggaataaattaaaaatttaacaatggcaataatgaattttgacagtttgaatctaaaaatgttcaatcgaattgaattgagttgaatcattttacacagacggaatgaaaatgatcaaaaatatggtagtcaattatcaccttagccgattgcACCCTACATTAGATATTTACAGcttcatttaaaacttttagcCCGTGTACAATTTGTGTTAAAATGTTCGTTAAAGTTGACGTTTGGATAAATTTTGACACTAGTGTGATGAAATATATTCTGGtgcaaaaaaattctaaatcttGGCACTAGTCGAtgaattttgacgtttctcaagatggatacatttattttcgatattcgaaaaattttatagcgaacacaaaaaaaacaagaactttaATAAACCATATAATATATGAAACTTTTAACACATTTGCCTGAATAATACAATTTTCCTCTTTATAGGTCTAAGCCAacatttccaaacaaaaatgacaCGACGAAATCATATACGAAAAATTTCGCTATGCTTTTCgattttcagtacgctgctgaacgacgaaatgtgtcattttagtggatagctgtacaaaatttcttagtacaattctccactcttttcgttctaaatttaattgtccggcatatttaagttttgtattggaaaaaaattgtttactggTGGCTTTCGGTGTTTTGTctttgatttaatatttaaaataaaatggatttgtctAATGTGTTCCAACAATACATTTCTGAATCGGAAACTCAGGATGCTGAAGATGTTATTGGTGATGTGCAAGAAGTGATGAAGACGATGAAGttcaacttccaaaaaataaacaaaagaaaaaaatgtatttctcttcgaagaaaaaaaaaaggaactggCTTCGTTGGTCGGAGCCAGTGAGgctatttcacaaaaataactcAGCCGTTGCTAGCAATTGGATTAATATAGCTGGAGAAATGAAAAAACCATGTACTAACTGCGGATGCCTTGacagggtccgtcttatcttctgcttacctactcgtgggaccaacattcaaaaacttttataaaatggaCCAAATAGACATGACAAACGTAGAACcatccacagacttggaggatgaactcttggcctgCAGCTAGGAGACCTTAaaggggagctcatttagcgctggtagtttcagcacttgtgagcaacccaaaaccacaggaagtataggcagtgctatTCATAGCACACCTATAAACCgtacaaaaccgaaaccctcgagtagCAGTGCAAATCGAAgaaccaaaaaaccatcagaaggcgatcttctcaggaaccgcttcaaaacggcctctcacattcttaacaagattgccaaaaattaaGAGACCGGAGTGTttcatgagagggacgcccaagataaaataaactatcagaaggttgttgatgaatatagatacaacaaccttctggccagccgagtaaaggccgttaagcgaaacagagctcaggtagagatctgcacgtctcagaaaaagagcaagcttgacgaccggagaaagccagtgaaagcaccatcttctggagcagcgccACTGCGTACACTTAGTGAGGTTGccagggatgacctccacgtagcagttgtggatgagctctccacaaacagcaaaggtctgctgaacgtgtggaactctattgagggcaagctctctgagatggtgttttcatacactatatcaaacagtgagggcccctaccctagttttgatTCTGGACAGGTGCTCAGGGGgtatagggtaattaagtgtgcggaTAGGTTTTCTACTGATTTCCGTAGTCaaaggttagcaatgactgggagggcttgcagctcaagcttatcccaggacatccctagacaaccgaaggctagcatttggttgccgctcatgagcataaagccaagcggacaggacctgatccgcggtcttcagaggcaaaatccgctggtctCGATTCgagatccccagcgagttgccgggccccagctctgcagctaaaaataattttaagaaaagcgctgaaggtcatccagattaatctgaagcactctaagtgtgcttccgataatctgagagttttccttgtggggaggaaaacttcgacattggcattatccaagaaccgtggataaacggtctcaaggtgcgaggcctccaaggcaaccaatacgacctcttttataaaaccgcagatcaagaccaaggtaatccagtacttgtattttagctaagaaacatttaaaaggttttttatgtccaaattttagcactcccgatctgacagttgtcagatttgaagataagaatacacagggttcgctgttggcctctttttactctgccggaggaggtgtgcaaaatcacaACCGAAgctacattttcttttttctttcaaaacaaactcaatccaaaatactgcttatgactattgcttctgttggccaaatgtgacTTCAGAATATCCATGCATTGTGGCCGTCCAAGCAGCTAATAGGCGGGGTTGAGGaaattctgaacgatttcgtgtaggtccttatggccggagcagaaaattTCAATTCCTGGTTCCAGATGCGTACCAAAATCACcctcgcctggcttgtccaaagcactgaggGTCTTCTTGAagttggcatcgctgtccatcaaggggcgaaagcccactgttgtggttttattcactggaacaacgatttccacattgtggaatgtttcgGCGCAAATTATCCTAGCCCCCTGCGACATAGCCTCCACCAaggattttctttcatacttattttcctccacaaatgaacttatcgcctttttCATATCTCCTAAACCCTTgtaattgaacggagttaccggaaagtctttctccaggtagtaagcgatagcgtcgaacatatttgtggcgacaaGTTGGAAGATGCATgccttggaaacgtcattactAACTATGAGCAAGTCATCTTCGTTcttggggtcgtcacgccaaTAGctatagtgaattccggttcctcgcttaacaaagagtgtttgaaactctggaggggaggatcataaaagaaccgccagtgccgcaaatagtcacaggggcttttattctcgacgttgaAAAAtgtccatattctgtaaatataaaaccaaaagcaataattcttattttggaaggaaattgtataaataatattacttaccacgactaaatttatttcaaaattaaaaatatttgttttcgaaaggtttgtttttaagttcaactttgaattgcaagttgcaactagttttcgagaggttttatataaaacatgttGTTTATGAAAACTTGTCGGTAACCAaaaatgggaaaacttgagctttcgatgtaggttttcggcgaaaaccgggtttcgggtttggtgtgaaaagctaATTACGActggagacagcattgagttttcaaagttttaaattcaacacggtttttgattcccgtTTGGACAacgctgtcaagatcagaatttaatgagcttatcatacgctgccatttaagttccacatctgaaggacaaggatgagaatctatagaaacgaatatgaaaagctgagggtactgtcgtcgacgaaacagtttaatggattaaaagtgaccgacaagagatcatttatgaataaaattaagagagtcggagacaaaacggagcgctgggggacaccagcatttattttatgaatttcagacttgaaaccatctaatacaacttgtattgaacggttagaaaggttatttctaatccaacgaagaagagattcatcaatgccaaaagcaagcattttcgataagggagcttggtgccaaactctatcaaatgcttttgaaatatcaagcgcaataatcttactttctccaaaacaatgcaaggatttgttccactgttcggtgagatgaaccatgagatcaccagtggacctattgctacgaaagccatgctgtctgtcattaagaagcttccgttcttcaagatatttcttaagctggaaatttatcagcgtttccatgaccttggtaggaagggacgtaagtgcaattggacgatagtctAAAGTGGAGGAGGATTCGCTTTTTTTGGGACAGGCtagacaaatgctatttttcatccgctcggaaagagaccatagaatcatttacgctctcaagaacaggaggactcatgacactttccggtagcgtcgaattagcAGCAaactgcaagcaaattggctttatcaatcgagcttacatagggagtgtcattgtggacaagcGTTAGAACtcaggatgacgtggtgtttcgtacgtttttttacaaatgaccagaaatgtttagGGTTGGTTGGGGTAAATGTAAACATGGGGTAAATGTAAACGGCCGTTAAATTGTAGCAACCCAGACAAAAAACCGGTGCATGTAATATCTTTTAGTTGTTGTTCGGATTTCGTCGAGAATTTTAGTCTTGATTTTAAGCTATATCTGAAAAGTGAAATTCAAGTTTATAAGTGTttgtgaactttgaaaaaaattgactaAATTGAAAgcgtaattaaaatttgtttaatatatatgtaaataaaagtgCGTTGAAGTAGTTTCTGTGAATACACCAAACTCTTGTCAATCCttgtagttttttttgcatGTTTACATTTACCCCAGTAATTTAAAACTATGGGGTAAAAGTAAACAAGTTTTTGGGATAGATGTAAACGTCcctttccataattttttttacttaggtACTTCTATTTCTAGCGTTTAAAATGCCCCGAACATATAAAAAGGAGAAGAAGTGCTTGCATGCGTTTCAGCCGATGGCACCACATTACCAcggttaataatttttaaaggtgCTGCTGTTCAGGCGAGATGGACTTCTGAAGCTGGTTTTCCGGGAACACTCTATGCGGCCTCAAAAAATGGATGGATGGAGGAACCACAATTTTTCAATTGGTTGGCTGATGGCTTCATTCCTTTTGTTAGAAATATTCGTGATGAAGGGAGATTACCAGATCAAGCAGCATTGTTGGTATACGATGGTCATTGCAGTCACAAAAGCGTACGAATAGTTGAGAAAGCTTTGAAAAACAATGTGATGTTGATGCGGCTTCCTTGTCATCTAACTGATAAGTTGCAACCATTGTACAAATGCGTATTTGGTCCAATAACAACAGCTTGGGGAAAAAAACTGGTAGCTTTTGGAAAATCGCAAATGGGCAAATGTTGTATGCGCCTCAGTAAACAGATGTTTTCCAAACTTATCGGAGAAACCTGGAAAGATTCTATGACCGCTGACAACATCATATCTGGATTTGTAAACACCGGAATTTACATTGTGGATCGAACTAAATTTCCAGAAAACGAATTTCCGCCCGAAGCTCTGGAAAGGTACCGGTCAAATTCGAATGATGTTTGCTTGGAGTTTTCATCCGATGGAGTAATTTCACAGGAAACGACTGAAGTAATTGAAGGTAAGGCATTAGGAACTAACCATTTAGGTATGTACTGATACTGAAGCATGCTAATTTTGTAATTAGGTGCGAATATTATTGTTGACAACGAAACAAACCGAGAAGATGAAAGAATGCACGAAAACGATACGAACATGGCTAATTCAATTGAAACAGTAAGTGAACTACAGCCTGTTATAGAAATTGCAGAGATTTTTCCTAGAATATCCATCAGCACCTTGTTTTTACCTCCAAATTCTCCAAATGAACCACCCGTCAAAGAGAAAAAACCCATTCCACGACTGATCAAATGTCTTATGGGGAGGTACTTACTTCGCAAAGTGTTCTTAATCGACTTAAAGGAGCTGAAGATCTTAGGAAATCCAAACGAACACCTAAACCTAAGCTTAAGAGGAAAGTTTCTATTAAAAAGCAGAGTACTATAAAAATAGACACGTCAGCTCGAGTGCTGAGGagtcagaaaatgaaaaaaacatcgaAAATGATGAGGACAGCCCATGGAATGAGGAGTTAGATGACGACGATGACCATGAGCAGTTAGAACCTGTTGGTTCCAAAACACTGAACAAAGGTCAGTTTCTCCTGATTCAGTTGAAAGGAGGCACCAGATTATCAGTAACCACTAAAGAAAGCAACGAAATTGAAGTGGTATGGAcactacaaaaacaactttcGCATTGATGCCGgctgaaaaaaggaaactttttgTGGAAAACATACTTGGAATTCTACCAAATCCAACTCTTTACATGTCAAAAACACGTATTtactacaaatttaaaaaaacaatcgaCGTAAATGAAAAGTAAAGAATGAAAACTTGTTTGTCTCTTAATAACTGGCTAGGCTACCTAGGTACCTGTATCTTGTTcctaaaaaaaagctttgaaagcaTATgattaaatatcattttttgagtaaaaatcaatttgtttctattttaaaaaaaagtataaaggtGTTTTTCGAATTCTTTTTTGATGGGTAATATGCATTATTTGGGGTAAATGTAATCATTTTTTCAAGtgaataattcaaatgaaattcaTGTCTGTTTCCTTTAACCCCATAGGTGATCTCCTAGCAATTTATGGGGGAAATGTAAACAAGCAAGGGGTAAATATATACCCTAAATCGTTTTTGGATGCTTATACATTTATAAACATATAATAAGTAGAATAATaggtatattattatataatatccacttttaaaagttaaaaaaaatatattttttacttctctgaaaaaaatgtatctctacaaaaatgcaaaaactgTTCACATTTACCCCAACCGACCCTACTACCTTTGAgacattgtattattttttgccttaatttctgatcatgcaaaaatttggttcgtcgaatatgaccattacaggtctttttatcatgtttgaacttattccggttttcctcagtcggttgtttttataacaacggaaacttacatctctgaacctagtaacctctttacagctcgaatcaaaccatgagttctcgtttggtttgatagattttaccctattcagGATagaatttctcattccacaaagaattaaatttgtaccaTTATCTGTGCTGGAATCCATGtcgctatcgaggaagcatagtaaccagttaaagttcttgaagaattcatggagaccgtcccagttggctttctcatattgacaaacggttctcataggagttttttctttaactgggttctTAAggcatgagaattttgcagatacgatacaatggtctgatgtgcctagaggcggtacaaattcactgattgtgtatttttgtcaaatgtcaaaaaattagtGCTTTACACGTGACAGCATCCTCTTATTGTTTCAATACATATCTACAAAAACTTTCCAAAAGAAAGTCTAAATTGAGACAAACCTTGGAAACTTCAACCCTTTAAGATAGATATGTATTGAGCAATAtaaggggcgttcaatatattctcggtatcggggtgaagctgtggttatatatataaattgacttatttatcaactaatactattattttagtgcattcatgtaaaatttcatataaaatttcatattatttaccgttaaatctctatttaaactgaatcataatggcaactgagacgatgatggtgaaaattgagcatcgcgctgtaattaaattttctcactaagcaaggaaaaagtcaaaaaacaattcatgaagaaatggtggcagtttaccagggttccgcaccttcattatcaactgtgcaaaagtggtcaagtgATTTCAAGAGAGGCAGAGAGAGCATTGAAGACGACCCCCGCTATGGCGCCCGGGCTAGTGCTTGTACGGGGgaaagcatcaaagaagtcgaaaaacttgttctcgaggatgcccgaataaaggtgaaaatgatggcagagatcaccaagctttcgactggtaccattcacaccatccttcatgaccatcttaacctttaaaaggtcagtgcaaggtgggtgccacgaatgctcacagcgcctcagaaaaaagtgagaatcgcatgctgtagagagcttttggagatgtgtagtgagaacgtggacggtgttatgcatcggattgttactggggacgaaacatgggttcaccactatgaccctgaaagcaaacaagagtccatgcagtggcataaaaaaggaacagaccccccgaagaagttcaaagtcactccgtctgccgggaagctcatggccacagtttcttgggactcaaagggaatcttactcattgagtacaaaaaaaaggtgaaaccatcaacgccaaatcctacgcttccactttgcataatttgcgggaggaaattaaaaagaaaagacggggtaaactcgcagcgggtgtgttgcttcttcatgacaacgctcctgttcacacggtgcgagtttccaaggctgctgtgcgagattgtggttttgaagaaattcaacatccaccctatagtccagaccttgcccctagtgattacttcctgtttccggatttgaaaaaatgtcttcgtggaaaaagattttcggatgatgaagaactcaagtcggaaataaatgggtattttgcagggaaagaggaaacttatttttttgagggtttaaaaaagcttatctcaagatgtaacaaatggattgatgttaggggagattatattgaaaaataaaaacaatttaaattgaattcgaattttccttcatatcgataccgagaatatattgaacgcccctcgtatCAAGGAAGAGGCTATTTCAGCAATATTATTGAgttctttaaagttttatttaagctGTGCTTctcttttatataaatacttaaaggttaaaataaatgctgttgCGAAAAGTAAAAATACACTTTTAGGAAATAGAGGTTTCTTATAGGTCCTAGAAATAGCGAAAGCTATTGAGAAATAGgaattatattttcaacaaattctaTAGCAACTTCTTTCCcctggttttgttaaaaaagcgaTAAGTTGAAATACTTTCCTTTCATTAAAAGGGCCAAATGGTGTTAAGTATTTGTCGTTTTATTTAAAGCATTGAATTTCtagcatatttttaatttttaactttccttactttttggaaaatgttttggatcaagctaaaattagttttcaaaaaaagaacttacAAAAACCATCATTATTggtttgttataaaaatttcaaacgtcaaaaagacaaaacaacaTTTCGGCAACAGAATTGTCACATTTGGGTAAATCATTTCGACCGTGGGACTGGGATTTATTTACCAACCTATGTATGTTCCTCATGGAGTAGAAGTCCTGATTGATACGTTTGAAGaggcttaatttaaaaaacagtcacaacttttttataacatctttagattttatttaacagtttgcaaaaaatatataaaattaagtgtaattttaatatcatcTGAGAGattcatttaacatttaactGCAATCCCATAATATGAATACATTATTGTAGTATATATGAAAGCTGTGCTCTCCATCAAGGCACTACTGCAGGAGAttctaatttgatttttattaaagccACTAGGATGTTATAAATGTTGGCAAAATGTTCCaacttattactttttttaatttattgtttcacATTAATAATTTACGGCGTGTGCTatattctattttatattttagtttgttttgtttcattaaatttagTTGCTCACAAAGACTTCGTAGTCACTGAAGGCCACTTCCTCTCCACCGTATGGAATGTAGCACTTCCCATGGGATGGTTGCACCTTGCCGACAACAATTGATCCGTTGTGATTGCAACGTCCAATGAACAATGGTTCACCATCTTCGGTTTCACCAGCTGGAAGAGCATTTGGAGGGATATCGCCACCGGAAATGGCTACCCAGTTACCACCACAGGCACACAATACTTCGTATTCCTGGTGTCCATGTTCACCACCTCCCCATGCCACGTAGGTGACACCATGTGATGGATGGAGTTTACCGGGAATAAGAGCTCCTTCGTGAACGGCGCGGGCAATGTACAATTGTTCTGATCCATCGAAACCTCCTTCGATAGCACCTGGTGGAATAGCGCCGTTAGCAGCTGGAACCCAACAGCCGGGACCAGAGCCAGTTGGGGGTGAGAATCCCATAACTGGAGCTGAAGCTTGGGCGGAACATTGATCTacacaaaaaaacatgattCACATGATTCCCATTCTTAAGTCAGTGAAAAAATAGAGCACTTACCTTCATCAATCAACCAGGTACCAGTGGCACCCCATCCTGTGCAAACTCCTACATAGTTGACTGGATGCATACCGGGTTCTTCCCAAGACATAAAGGCAGCAGCTTCACCCTCACGTCCAACAGTGATCACATTATCGTACCAGCGAATCCAGAAACCACGGAATTCTCCAGCGTTGAGAATTCCAGGTGTGTTCACCTCAACAACATCGGGCTTGGTGCGGTTCTTGCGAATGACCGATTTACTGTTGGACCAGCCACCCAAGAAGACCTCAAACATTGGGTCTGATTCATGAGGTCCGCTTGTAAGAGCCAAATGGGCATCGCTTGCTGAACGAACCTTGAAGGTGAAGCAACCACTGGATGCTGGGTAGAAAATATATTCCAATTTGTCGGGAGTGTTGACTTCTGCAAgagtcgaaaaacaaataaagaaaaatagtaTCACTTCGCTTTTggttataaaaatttataaatagtatAAAATTCTTTATAGGCACACGAAGTATTCCAGAAAAAACCGTCAATCCAAATGAAGCAAAATTAAGCAAATCGTAGTTTAGTTTTAGGAGTTATATGATGGTGATAATTTAGATGAATCATTATTTTCATTGCGTAGctataatttattgtaattttgtatcaaaatcgGAACTTGGTAACTTGTAATGTAATCCTTCTGTGGTAGACGTGCAGACTTATGTACTAGTAATCTAGACATTAGAGAGGATGGGTGTGCATGTAAGATGACTCTTAAAAGCTTAATTATGACCTCATGTATTAtagtacaaaatttattatggcATGTACAGATTTAATCATTTGTTTCGTTGTTCATCTTCGCGTCGCGTCGTAGTTAAaattcaactcaataaaaatatatttgcccAGCtacttgaaacaaaaattagtcatgatattttaaataattgcgAAATTGCGATAGAGGATCCCATAGTAGTTCTAATTACGTTTAATTATGTGATATGACGAGCTATAATTTAACAAAGTATATATTTGTGTATGAGGGTTATTTAGATAGTCTGTGAGTGGGCTCTCGTTGAAGACAAATTAAGTGCTTAATGGTTATAAGTAGCTCACGAGATTGGGTATCTTTGCATCTGAAaagttatttctttaaaaaggcAAATTTTGTGGGTATAGTCTTTTATTTTATGGTGGTTGACATACGGGATATTGAAataacataaatacaaattatatgaaATGTCATATTATGCATTTTGTAAGTCATGTCATATTAGATTACTATTAAGCCTCAAACGTTCCTATAATACCAATTTGCAAATgccaaaattgacagatttagGTATTGAGAACGTTCACAAGTGCGTTCATTGAACGCAAATTTAGACTAAACTTAGAGCTTTACTTAAGAAATCTTCATCATCGTAGTTGATATGCTATTTGGGGAGgaattgtcatttaaaaactaaatgtatACTTTCTGAACCATAAGCCCAGACGTATTCGAAACGCTTCTGAAAAGGGAAATCACATTCTCAAATGAGTTTGACAAATGCAGTGGTTGACTTGACTATGAAAATGTGAAGCTACATCAATAAGAATGCCAAATATCCTTGACGAAATTtgaaatatcgtttttttttttaaataatgaccTGACaactattaatttaatttgcgaACGCACCCTTTTCACTAATCAacgaactgtcattgtcaatttca
It encodes:
- the LOC129938460 gene encoding C3 and PZP-like alpha-2-macroglobulin domain-containing protein 8; protein product: MPIEVNTPDKLEYIFYPASSGCFTFKVRSASDAHLALTSGPHESDPMFEVFLGGWSNSKSVIRKNRTKPDVVEVNTPGILNAGEFRGFWIRWYDNVITVGREGEAAAFMSWEEPGMHPVNYVGVCTGWGATGTWLIDEDQCSAQASAPVMGFSPPTGSGPGCWVPAANGAIPPGAIEGGFDGSEQLYIARAVHEGALIPGKLHPSHGVTYVAWGGGEHGHQEYEVLCACGGNWVAISGGDIPPNALPAGETEDGEPLFIGRCNHNGSIVVGKVQPSHGKCYIPYGGEEVAFSDYEVFVSN